From Pedobacter aquae:
TTTCCACCAATTTATGGTTTTATCCATTTTAAAGAAGGATAAAGGTTCTCCTATGCGTGGTGTTTGTAAACTTAAATTTTGTGCTTTAGCAATATAAGTTAACTTATTAATAGGTTCTGTCCAGTTGTGTAAGGCCAGACTAAATTTAGCCCAATGAACGGGTAAAAGTTGTTTAGTTTTTAAATCAGCGGCAGCTTGCGCAACTTGCTCTGGAAACATGTGAATAAGCGGCCAGTTGATACCATATTGCCCACATTCTAGAATGGCTAAATCAAAAGGGCCATATTTATCGCCAATGGTTTTAAAATGGGTATCATAGCCAGAATCTCCGCCTAAATAAATATTCAATTTATCACTTTTAAAAACAAAAGAACTCCATAAAGTATTGCCTCTGGTAAATTTTCGGCCAGAAAAATGCCTTGCCGGCGTAGCTGTTATTTTAAAATCTAAAAGCTGAGCTTCATCATACCAATCTAAAGATTTGATAGCCTCAGTTTTTGCTCCCCAATGTATTAAATGGGCTTCAACACCCAAAGGAACAATGAAGTTCTT
This genomic window contains:
- a CDS encoding MBL fold metallo-hydrolase, whose product is MRVFKKMMLYFLVFIAVLAIVTYLFLQSAVFGGSPNETQVKRIEASPNYKDGSFQNLSPTTVSLPESSFFKVLQEFIFNKEETEPKQPIQVVKTDLKNLKSDEPLIIWFGHSSYLMLIDGKTILVDPVFNRASPIPLFGKPFKYSYDYSAADFPEIDILIITHDHYDHLDEQTIQKLIPKTKNFIVPLGVEAHLIHWGAKTEAIKSLDWYDEAQLLDFKITATPARHFSGRKFTRGNTLWSSFVFKSDKLNIYLGGDSGYDTHFKTIGDKYGPFDLAILECGQYGINWPLIHMFPEQVAQAAADLKTKQLLPVHWAKFSLALHNWTEPINKLTYIAKAQNLSLQTPRIGEPLSFFKMDKTINWWKN